The nucleotide sequence CTGGGCGTCGCACCACTGTTTTGTGCTCGCGATGTAGCCAATCGGGGCATCGAACCAAACGTACCAATAGTTCCCAGGCGAATCGGGAATTTCAAAGCCGAAATAAGGGCCTGGGCGGCTGATGTCCCAATCACGCAGTGAGTTGGCCAGGAAGTGGCCTTTCAAGTAGTTGGCGGTTTCGCTTTGCAATGCACCGCTGCTGTCGATCCAGCCGGCCAAGAAATCGTGAAGTTTGTCGAGTTCAACGAACAGATGCCGCGCCTCGCGAAGTTCCGGAGTCGCTCCGCTGAGGGTGCTTTTGGGGTCGATCAATTCGGTGGGACTGTACGTGTGCCCGCAAACACAATTGTCACCGGGTTGGTCGGTGCGTCCGCACTTCGGACAGGTCCCCCGCACGAAGCGATCGGCGAGGAAGGTTTCCGCTTCGGGATCGTAGAGCTGTTGGATATCACGCTCGGCGATCAGGTCATTGTCACGCAGCGATTTCCAAAATTGGCCGCACAGCTCGCGATTTTCCTCACTGTGGGTGCTGCCGTAATGATCAAATTCGATGCCGAAGCCCGCAAAATCGGCCTGATGCGATTGGCTCATCGCGGCGATCAATGCTTCTTCGCTGCGTCCCTCTTTGCGGGCGCGGATCATGATCGCGGTGCCGTGCGTGTCGTCGGCACAGACGTAGACGCAGCGGTTCCCACGGAGTTTTTGGAAACGCACCCAAATGTCGGTTTGGATGTACTCCACCAAATGGCCGATGTGGATCGGGCCGTTGGCGTAGGGCAGGGCGCTGGTGACAAGGATTCGGCGAGTCATCGAGATTGATTTGGGAACGTTGGGATGGGAGATGCCAAGATCGAACAGTCGATCGTTGCGGGCATGGAGTCACGGACAAGGAGTCAGCTGGAGACCATCAAGGGCGGATTGTAGCTTTGAAACCCGTTTTCGACGACGCGGGTGAACATTCTGTACACCTTTTTGCTTCGCATTTGGAATGACTTCTTCAAAAAAAAGAACCGGAAATCTCAAAAAAGACTCAAGTTTCATGCCGATCACGTTCATTGATCTTGCCACAGGGGATCAAGATCACGCACGATGATCACCACCAAGCGACCAGCATCCAGCAGGGACGTTGGAACATTCATTCGGTCGCTCCGCGTTAGGTCGGCCCGAATTTGGTCGCCCGCAATGACCACTCACGTCCATGGAGGGACGAGCGTGATGAAGATAATGTTCGCGATCGCGGTTGCTTTGATCTCGGCAACGAATTGCTTCCATTGTGCCGCCGCTTCGGCGGCCGGTTCGATTCTGATCGATTTTTCATCGTCGAATTGCCCTCCGTGTCGGGCGATGCAGCCCGTGATCGATCAACTCGAACAAACTGGCGTGCCCGTTCGGCATGTCGATGTCGACTCCGAACGCGATCTGGCTCGCCGCTACGGCATCCGTCAAACCCCCACCTTTGTGATCGTATCAGGCGGAAAAGAAGTCACCCGCTTGGTGGGAACCCAGTCCCTCGCTCAGCTCCGCGATGCACTCGCCATCAATCCCAGCGGTCCGTTGGTCCAAACCGGATCGATGTCGGCTTCGCAAAATGAGTTTCCTAGGCCGCAAACGCGGTTGGCACCCATGGGGCGATTGCCGGTGGGACAAACACTCGCCTCGGCGGCAAGTCGTGCAGCCGAACCGATGATCGAGCCGATGCCAAGTATGAGTAAAGCCGACGCGATCGAACGAGCTCGCGCCGCGACCGTTCGCTTGCGAGTTCACGACGGTAAAGGCTACGGCGCTGGAACGGGAACGATCATCGACACCCAAGGCGAAGAGGCTTTGGTTTTGACTTGCGGACACCTGTTCCGTGAAACCAAAGGCGAAGGAAAGATCGAAGTCGATCTGTTTGTCGGTGGACAAGTGCAAACCGTGCTCGCACAACTGCTTGATTACGATGCCGAGGATCGTGACATCGCTTTGGTCGTCATTCGTCCTGGAGTCGCGATCGAGCCTGTCGAAGTGATTTCCTCGGTCGACCAAGTTCGCGTCGGGCAACCCGCCTTCAGCTACGGTTGCGATCGCGGTGACGACCCGACGCGGCGTGATACCCGCTTGACGGGAGTGAACAAGTACGACCAACACATCAACGCATCGAATCTTGAAATCGAAGGCGCTCCGATCGATGGACGCAGCGGTGGCGGATTATTTGATGATGCGGGCCGATTGATTGGGGTTTGTAACGCCGCGGATTACAAAGGCGACGTCGGCATCTACGCTGGCCCCGGTGCCGTGCATTGGCAACTCGATCAAGTCAACCTCACCAGTTTGTATCAGCGGGAGCGTCCAGCCGCGGCCCCCGAGCGAATCGCAAGTCTAAATCAGAATGCGGGTATGCCCGCCGCGGCACTTCAGCCCTCGGCGATCGCCCCGGCAGCGTTTCAACCTGCGTCGGTCGCGCAAGGGAACAACCAGGGAGTCGCGAGCAATCAAGAAGTGATTGTGATCATTCGCGACCGAAACAGTCCCGATCGTTCACCGCAAGTGATGACGGTCAACGAACCGACGGCGGACTTTTTGCAAATGGTTCAGCAGCAGGCCCGCTAGAGCATTTTGAAAATTGACGTAGGATTCAAGTCGTAGCTGCGTTCGCAAGAACGCGGTCCACCGTCTGGCGACACGAGCTACATTAAAAATTAAAAATGCGCTAAACACGGTTTCGTCATTTGCGGCCGATGCGAACATGGTTATCTGATTAGCTCCAGATCGTCGTTGCACGCAGAGAATCAAACCGGACGCCAAATGCCAGGTCACGATCCCATGGACCGCATGAGCCGGCCGCTCAACGCATTCCGCCATCCTCCGGAAGGACTTCGCGTTGTGTTGGACGCGGGGGTCTATCACGGTCAATCGGGCACAGGACAAGCTGCAACGTTAAGCGGCTGGAACCGCCACGATTGAACTCTTAACGATTGCCGGTGAGTTGGATCAGATGCGGGGCGATCTCTTCGAGCGGTAACACGCTGCGGATCGCTTGATGCTCAATCGCGACTCGGGCCATTCCAAAGACGACGCTGGTCGCTTCGTCTTGGGCGATGGTGATCCCACCGGCGGCATGGATACGTTGCAATCCCGTTAGCCCGTCGCGTCCCATGCCGGTCATGATGACGCCGGCAGCAGCAGGGCCGAATTGTTCGGCAACCGTGGCAAACAGATGGGTGCCGGAGGGTTGAAAGCCACCGATCGCTGGAGCGTCCGAGAAACGAATGCGCGACGTGCTGCTCACGCCTAGATGGTGACCTGCCGCGCCGACGTAGACGCAACTGGACTCCATCATTTCGAGATCGCGTGCTAGTTTGACTTGGATCGGAACGACGCTATCGAGCCAGCGTGCAAACCCGGGAATGAAGCTGGATACCATGTGTTGAACCAGCAAGATTGGGACCGGGAAATCCGCCGGTAACTGGCCCAGCAACTTGGCGAGCGCTGGAGGGCCTCCGGTGGATGAGAGGATCGAGATGATTTGGATCCGAGCGCGTGATGCGGAGGGTTTGGGCAAGTCGGTCGTTTGGCATGGTGGGGGGAACCGTCGTCGACGGCCAATCACTAGCACGTCGGCCATCGCTTTGACTGTGGCGACGATCTCCTTTGCCAACGCTGCATGATTTGGCGAATGAGGCCCGGTGGGTTTGGGCAGAATCGCCAGCGCGCCCGCGTTGAGCGCTTCCATCGACGCTTCGACCTCCTGAACTCGAGTGCTGGCCGAGACGATCACGATCGGCGTGGGGGCTTCGATCATGATCTCTTGGGTTGCTTCGAGTCCATTCATGACCGGCATGTTGATGTCCATCGTGATCACGTCGGGCCGCAACGCTTTGGCTTTTTCAATCGCCTCTCGCCCATCGTTTGCGAACCCTACGATCTTGAATCCCACCGCTTCCGAAAGGATGGACCGCAACACTTCCCTTGCCGTGGGAGAATCGTCGACAACCAATACTGTGTGCATTTTCATCGGATTACACCAACTGCGCTATCGTGTCGAGAAGGTTTGCTTGGTCAAAGGTGTCTTTGACAATGTATCCGTTCGCACCGACTTGGACACCGCGTTCCTTGTCGTCGTCCGATCCGCGGGCGGTGACTAACACGATCGGAATCTCCGCAGTCGCTTGGTGGTCACGTAGTCTCCGGACCAATTCAAATCCATCGACTCGAGGCATGTCCACATCACTGACGACGCCATCGAAGCGATGTTGTTGTGCGGCAAGCCAAGCTTGTTCGCCATCGGATGTCGCAACCACGTCATATCCCGCAGTTTCGAGGATATTCTTTAGTAACGCGCGTGTGGTGACGGAATCATCCACCAGCAGCAAGTGTTTGCGGGCGAACGTGTCGGATGGGCGTTTTTCAACCGCGGTGCGGTCGGGGGTGAGTCCGAGTGCCGATCGCACGACATTCGAGGCGTTCAGGACCATTGCAATCCGCCCGCTAGGGAGCAGCGTGCATCCCGAGAAATGCCGTAGTCGCCGGAATCGGGGGCCCAGATTTTTTACGAGCACGTCTTGCTCGGCCAAGACATCATCGACTTCGACAACAACCTGTTGTTCGCCCGCCATTAAGATGACCGCCAACCCCTTGGATGATTTACCGGCGATCAGCCCTTTGGATTTCATGCCCAGCGTCGCCGCGAGTGAGGCTAGCGGGGTGGGCGTTTGCTGAAGCAGCAGTGTATCGCGTCCCAGGGAGGTGCGAACGTCATGGATCCCGAAGCGAACCAGACGCTGGACCGCCGTGGTCGGGATGGCGTACATTTGTTCGTTCGCGACCACTAACATGCAGCGGATCGTCGTCAAGGTGAGTGGGACCACGAGCGTAAAACAGGTCCCTTTGCCTTCGCTGAAGCTGACGTCCACGGTGCCGTGCAACGATTCCACTCGCGTTTGCACGACGTCGAGTCCCACGCCTCGGCCCGAGATATCGGTGATCATTTTTGCCGTCGAAAAACCGGGCGCGAATACCAAACGGGTTTGGGCGCGACGATCTTCGGGGACCTCGATCCCACGTTGTCTCGCGGTGGCACAAATCCGCGGCAAATCAAAACCGGCGCCATCGTCTCGAACCTGCACTTCCACGTGTCCGCCACGCAGCGCAGCGCTAACGGTCAGCGACGCGATCTCCGGTTTCCCCGCGGCCACCCGCGCTGCTGGTTTCTCAATGCCATGGTCGACTGCATTGCGAACCAGGTGAAGCAGCGGATCTTTGAGTCCCTCGAGTACGGAGCGGTCGACTTCGATATCCGCTCCTTCGATATTGAAGTTGACCTTTTTGTTGGTGGACGTCGCGATGTCGCGAGCTGCCCGCTCGAGTCCGCCACAGGCGTCCGCCAACGGGAGCATCCGCACGCGGTAGACCTCATCGTCCAATAGCTTGCAGGTTTGTCCTAGCAAACGGTTGTCGGATTCGAGCCCCATCGACAACGCTTCGATTTTCTTGGTTAGCGTCGCAAAGGCCTCCGATGTTTCTTCCATCCAAAGGGCGGATTGAGCGGAGGCGGTTTCCAAGGCGGCAAGCTCGGATGCCTGTGTCGACTGGCGAAGCTTCCGTTGGGCATGGTGCCACCGATTTTTTAACTCGACGGCCAAGTCACGCAATTCGCTGGCTTCTTTGGCACGTTGCGAGAACCGTCCACGCACCACCAAGAGTTCACCGCTGTGGGTGAGCAAGGCATCGAGCTTTTGGGCGGGAACACGTATCGAAGCCGCTTTCTCCGCAATCACAATGCGTTTCACATTCGATTTGGCGGAAGCACGTTGCGGTGTTTGGCTCGCTTCGCTGGTGGATTTGGCGCTGGCCGATTTGGCAGTGGCCGATTTGGCAGTGGAGGACGCAGACTGAGGCGTGCCCGACGTATCCGCATCCGACGTATCCGCGTCTGAAGTGTCTGCGTCTGAAGTGTCCGCATCCGACGTATCGGCGTTCGGTGATCGATCCGGCTCGCCGGCTCGCGCGGGATCGTGGGGACACGCTGCGGTGACGCCCGAGGGTTCTTCGTGCGGTATCGCGTCGATCGAGCGGTTCAGTTTCGTTACTAGCTTTTGGAACGGTGCCGATTTTAAGCGTTCATTCGCCCTGAGCCGTTGCGCGGTATCGGTAATCGTATTGGCGACTTCAAGGATGCGTGAGACATGATCCGCCGATACTTGGGTAGTGTCCTCATGCAGATTCGACAGCAGCGTCTGCAGCCGATCACAGACCTCGTGGATACCCTCGATGCGGGCCGTGGCGGCGGCCACTTTTAAACTATCCGTGGCCTTGAAAAGCAGGTTGAGTTGCTCGAGCTGCTGTTCCTCGCTACGCGCGTTCTCGAGTTGCAATGCGCTCGAAGCAAGGGTTGCCACGGGCCCGTCGACTTCGTCCAAGAAGGTTTGTACCCCTTGATCGGTTTTGGAAATTGCTGCGTCATCGGAGTGGGTTTCGTCGGGGACGGAGGCGATGTTTGTCGAATCGCGGGGAGGGGACTCGTCCTCCTCATGCGAACCTGTTTCATCTGGGGGCACACGGGATGAATCGGGAGCAGCCAATTCGTTGGCGAATTGTTTGAGTTCGGGCAACATCCCGACCAGGGTCGAGTCGTTGAGATCCTCCTTGGCACGCAAGCGGGCGGCGACGTCTTCGATGGCGTCAATCACCTTTAGCATTCGAGAGGTCATTGCTGCGGGCGCTGCAACTCCCTGGTCTCGATAGAAACCGAAGATGTCTTCTAGATGATGGCACGCAAATTGGATCGGTTCCACGGCGACCGCAGCGGCAGCCCCCTTGAGTGTATGGGCGGCCCGAAAGATGGTCTTCCACGACTCGTCCAATTGCTTCGGCGATTGTTCTTTTTCAACCGCAAGTAACTCATGGCTTAAGGTGTCAAGATGTTCGCGGAGTTCCTGGAGAAAGGTCTCCATTAATAGTGCTGCAAATTCTTGTTCGTCCATTCGTTGCGGTCCTAGTCGTGATGTCACGTCCGTTTGACTCCGCCGTGACGTGATTGCTTAACGCGGCTTAGATCTCCGTCAAGGAGGCAAGTTGGTTGCTGAGTTCGTTCAAGTTTCTGGCGGCCTGTTCGATCTGTTGCACCGCATCGAGACTTTGTTTCGAAACGGTATCGATGTCTCGGATGCCTTCGTTGAGTTGTCGCACTCCGGCGGCCTGTTGATTGGCGGATGCGGAGATCTGGGTTGCCATTTGGGTCGAATGCGCGAGTGTTTGGGCTAGCGTGTTGATCACCTCTCCCGCCTTGGCGGTCACATCGCTGGCCTGGCTGACGGTATGAGTTCCCTGTTCGGTCGACAGAACGGCTGCGTTGGTCGCGGTTTGGATTTCGTTCAAGATCGATCGCACTTGGGCCGTGGCGCGTTTGGATTGTTCGGCCAGTGATTTGACTTCCGCGGCGACCACGGCAAAGCCCTTGCCATGTTCGCCCGCCCGCGAGGCTTCGACCGCAGCGTTGAGGGCGAGGATGTTGGTTTGTTCGGCGATGTCGCTGACCGTGGCCGTGATTTCGCCAATCGCTTGGGCACGCTCCGCGAGCGAGAGCATGTTGTCGGCGATCGACTCGACTTGTCGCTTGACCTCTTCCATCGATGCCACGGAACCTTCGATCGCCAAGCGTCCTTCATTACCGATTTCGTCGGTGTGGCGGGCGGCTTGTGCGACTTCGTCGGCACGCTGGGCGGCTTGCGCCGCGGTTTGGGCGATCTCTTCGGCTGTCGCGACAACCTCCGATACCGTTGCGGCTTGCTCCTGAGCCCCTGTGGATTGTTGGCTTGTGGTGATCAGAATTTGTTGGCTGGCAGAAGCCAGACGCTGCACCGCGCTACGAATGGCATCAAACAATTTCGCCCGTTCCTGTTCGTTGCGTTTGCGATCGGCAATGTCCTGCAGCGTGGCGATGTAAATCTCTTCGCCTGCGTAGCTCATCACCACCACTCGCAACAATAATGGCAGTTCGGATCCATTGTGATGACGTCCCGTTATCTCCGATCCCGATCCGAGCCGACGGACTTCTCCGGGGGCGAGGTTGTGCGAGGGGTGTGGCGACGCATCGGTGCATAGCACGCGACTCAGTCGAGAAGCGCTCTGGCCAATGAGTTGAACTTCGTCGTAGTCAAACATTTCAAGGGTCGCATGGTTGCACGATAAAATGGTGCCTTCGCAGTTCATCGAGATGATCGCATCGGCGGTGGAGTCGATCGTCGCTTGCGTACGTGCTTTTTGATTCTTGGCCTCGGCAATGTGGCTGCGCAAGGCTTGCGTCATTGCCCGAAAGGAAGCGTTCAGTTGGTTGACTTCGCCGACGCCGTGGATCTCGGGCAATTCCTGGTCGAGGTGGCCGCCTGCGATCGCGTCGGCCGTTTGGCTGAGTTGGGCAAGCGGAGCGGCCAAGCGTCCGGCGAAGAAGTAGCCGGTGATAAAAACTCCGGCCAAGACGAAAAAACCTGTCATCAGAAAGCGATTCCGCAAGTCGGTCACGCTTTGCAACGCGGACGCTCCGTGTTCGCTGGCGGTCACTCCCCAGAAACGTGACGTGTCACTGGGGTCGTAGTAGATGCGTTTGAAGGTGCCGAGCATCGATTGCCCGTCGGGACGATCCGAGCCTGAGATGAAGATGGCCGAAATGTGCTCCTGGAGTGGTCTTGTCGTTTCCTTAGGGTGCAGTAGTTTTTCAGCACGAACGGGATGCAGTGTATCAAAGCGATCCGCGCTCATCGCGGTCGCGTCACTGTTGCGACTGCAGTATAGAAACTGCATCGTTTCATCGATGATTTCAATCACCTGATTCGGATTTGCGTTGTCGATCGCACTCGTGGTGGCCGCTTTAGAGAACAATCGATCGCCATCGAGGGAGATCACAAACATGCCCTGAAACGTTTCGGGTCGGCCATCGCCGGACTTCGCATGCACGGGGGTGCAGACATGGAGTATCAAGTTGTCTTGGAGATTCGTTCGGAGCGGCGAAATGTAAACACTGGCATTCGTGAGTTCGCGTGTCTTTAGAAAGTGCCGTTCGTGGGTGACCGCAGCAATGTTGTTGGTTTCCAGTACATAGTCGCCGTTTTGAACAGCCACCCGCATCACGCCGCGTCCTGTGGGATCGTAAAAGACGCATTCAATTCGATCGTCATCCCCACGCAGTTCCGTGGTCACAATCTGGGCCAACCGTTCGATCCAAATTTGGGTGGTCGAACCGGTTTCGAGCGGGTCTTGGCCCGGATTTTGTTCGTTGTTCCAGCAACGAATGATGCCAGGAATTGGCGGATAGCTTGGGATCGCTAGGGTGTCGGCTCGGGCGCGGTCGAGTTCGCTTTCGAGATTGCTGGCGACTTCGTTGGTTTGGGCGACCATCTTTTCGAGCGTCATATCGGTCACGATT is from Novipirellula galeiformis and encodes:
- a CDS encoding trypsin-like peptidase domain-containing protein: MKIMFAIAVALISATNCFHCAAASAAGSILIDFSSSNCPPCRAMQPVIDQLEQTGVPVRHVDVDSERDLARRYGIRQTPTFVIVSGGKEVTRLVGTQSLAQLRDALAINPSGPLVQTGSMSASQNEFPRPQTRLAPMGRLPVGQTLASAASRAAEPMIEPMPSMSKADAIERARAATVRLRVHDGKGYGAGTGTIIDTQGEEALVLTCGHLFRETKGEGKIEVDLFVGGQVQTVLAQLLDYDAEDRDIALVVIRPGVAIEPVEVISSVDQVRVGQPAFSYGCDRGDDPTRRDTRLTGVNKYDQHINASNLEIEGAPIDGRSGGGLFDDAGRLIGVCNAADYKGDVGIYAGPGAVHWQLDQVNLTSLYQRERPAAAPERIASLNQNAGMPAAALQPSAIAPAAFQPASVAQGNNQGVASNQEVIVIIRDRNSPDRSPQVMTVNEPTADFLQMVQQQAR
- the cheB gene encoding chemotaxis-specific protein-glutamate methyltransferase CheB, yielding MKMHTVLVVDDSPTAREVLRSILSEAVGFKIVGFANDGREAIEKAKALRPDVITMDINMPVMNGLEATQEIMIEAPTPIVIVSASTRVQEVEASMEALNAGALAILPKPTGPHSPNHAALAKEIVATVKAMADVLVIGRRRRFPPPCQTTDLPKPSASRARIQIISILSSTGGPPALAKLLGQLPADFPVPILLVQHMVSSFIPGFARWLDSVVPIQVKLARDLEMMESSCVYVGAAGHHLGVSSTSRIRFSDAPAIGGFQPSGTHLFATVAEQFGPAAAGVIMTGMGRDGLTGLQRIHAAGGITIAQDEATSVVFGMARVAIEHQAIRSVLPLEEIAPHLIQLTGNR
- a CDS encoding hybrid sensor histidine kinase/response regulator, translating into MDEQEFAALLMETFLQELREHLDTLSHELLAVEKEQSPKQLDESWKTIFRAAHTLKGAAAAVAVEPIQFACHHLEDIFGFYRDQGVAAPAAMTSRMLKVIDAIEDVAARLRAKEDLNDSTLVGMLPELKQFANELAAPDSSRVPPDETGSHEEDESPPRDSTNIASVPDETHSDDAAISKTDQGVQTFLDEVDGPVATLASSALQLENARSEEQQLEQLNLLFKATDSLKVAAATARIEGIHEVCDRLQTLLSNLHEDTTQVSADHVSRILEVANTITDTAQRLRANERLKSAPFQKLVTKLNRSIDAIPHEEPSGVTAACPHDPARAGEPDRSPNADTSDADTSDADTSDADTSDADTSGTPQSASSTAKSATAKSASAKSTSEASQTPQRASAKSNVKRIVIAEKAASIRVPAQKLDALLTHSGELLVVRGRFSQRAKEASELRDLAVELKNRWHHAQRKLRQSTQASELAALETASAQSALWMEETSEAFATLTKKIEALSMGLESDNRLLGQTCKLLDDEVYRVRMLPLADACGGLERAARDIATSTNKKVNFNIEGADIEVDRSVLEGLKDPLLHLVRNAVDHGIEKPAARVAAGKPEIASLTVSAALRGGHVEVQVRDDGAGFDLPRICATARQRGIEVPEDRRAQTRLVFAPGFSTAKMITDISGRGVGLDVVQTRVESLHGTVDVSFSEGKGTCFTLVVPLTLTTIRCMLVVANEQMYAIPTTAVQRLVRFGIHDVRTSLGRDTLLLQQTPTPLASLAATLGMKSKGLIAGKSSKGLAVILMAGEQQVVVEVDDVLAEQDVLVKNLGPRFRRLRHFSGCTLLPSGRIAMVLNASNVVRSALGLTPDRTAVEKRPSDTFARKHLLLVDDSVTTRALLKNILETAGYDVVATSDGEQAWLAAQQHRFDGVVSDVDMPRVDGFELVRRLRDHQATAEIPIVLVTARGSDDDKERGVQVGANGYIVKDTFDQANLLDTIAQLV
- a CDS encoding methyl-accepting chemotaxis protein; the protein is MRLADHPQQLSLRWQISILLGIVMLLALWLMGTFAFWKGRQIVTDMTLEKMVAQTNEVASNLESELDRARADTLAIPSYPPIPGIIRCWNNEQNPGQDPLETGSTTQIWIERLAQIVTTELRGDDDRIECVFYDPTGRGVMRVAVQNGDYVLETNNIAAVTHERHFLKTRELTNASVYISPLRTNLQDNLILHVCTPVHAKSGDGRPETFQGMFVISLDGDRLFSKAATTSAIDNANPNQVIEIIDETMQFLYCSRNSDATAMSADRFDTLHPVRAEKLLHPKETTRPLQEHISAIFISGSDRPDGQSMLGTFKRIYYDPSDTSRFWGVTASEHGASALQSVTDLRNRFLMTGFFVLAGVFITGYFFAGRLAAPLAQLSQTADAIAGGHLDQELPEIHGVGEVNQLNASFRAMTQALRSHIAEAKNQKARTQATIDSTADAIISMNCEGTILSCNHATLEMFDYDEVQLIGQSASRLSRVLCTDASPHPSHNLAPGEVRRLGSGSEITGRHHNGSELPLLLRVVVMSYAGEEIYIATLQDIADRKRNEQERAKLFDAIRSAVQRLASASQQILITTSQQSTGAQEQAATVSEVVATAEEIAQTAAQAAQRADEVAQAARHTDEIGNEGRLAIEGSVASMEEVKRQVESIADNMLSLAERAQAIGEITATVSDIAEQTNILALNAAVEASRAGEHGKGFAVVAAEVKSLAEQSKRATAQVRSILNEIQTATNAAVLSTEQGTHTVSQASDVTAKAGEVINTLAQTLAHSTQMATQISASANQQAAGVRQLNEGIRDIDTVSKQSLDAVQQIEQAARNLNELSNQLASLTEI